The DNA segment CTGCTGGTCTCTCCGACCCTCGCCCGGCACGCACCAGACGCCCTTTACGCTGCCACACAGGCCGGGCATGAGATCGCCGGAATGGGTGAGTCAGAGCAGATCAGCGCGTTCGAGGTGGCTGCCGCTCAGGCCGTTCAAAGCTGGGATTCGGAATATCCGAGCCGCGCCAGCCTGCGCCTGCTGGCCGCACAGGGCGTTCATCCGCTGCCCCTGCCGCTGGAGAAGCCTCAGCCGGGGCAGACAGTGCGCGTGTTGCCGGGAGAACTGGAACAGAGGCTGCCGAAGATGCGGGCGCTGGGTTACCGCCCCGTCCCTGTACGCGACATTCCGGGCTTACGGCTGGCCGGACCGCGTGACCTGCTGCTGCACCTTTACACCCATACCGTAGAGGCCAATTTTGCCCGCAACCACGGCGTGATCGATCTGGCGCAGCGGGCCGACGCCGTGATGCGGGTGGCCGCGCTGGACCACGCGCCGGAGCCGCTGCCCTTGCCGCGAGACACCCCCACCGCCGAGCTGCACCTGCACTCGCCGCGCATCGTGGGGCTGGCCGGGCGAAGTGCGCTGACCGCCTACCGCGCCTATCTCCGCAGCCTGCGGGACGTGGCCGCCGCCATGCAGACGCTGCCCGAATTGCAAGGCTCGCGGGCGGTGTTCGCCGTGACGCTGTTTCACGCACAACTGGAACAGGGCGGCTTTGAGCTGTTGCCCCTGCCGCCCGCCCGCGCCCGCATCTATGGCCTGGGCTTTCGCGTGCTGCGGATCGTTTACGGCACCGCCCGCCCGCCCAGCGAGCCGCAACCGAAGATGGCCTGGATGACGCGGGAGGCATTTCTAGCGAAGTACGGGTGAGGGGCTAGAGGCGCACTGAACGGGCCAGAGACGTTGCACTGCCACTCAGCCTCACTACAATCTCCAACATGAAAACCGTGGCCCAGACGCTGACCGCACACCGCTCCATCCGACAGTTCAAACCTGATGAAATTCCTCAAAATGTTATTGACGAGGTGCTGCAAGAGGCCATCATGGGCACATCTTCGTCGGGGAACCTCAATAGTTACTCCATAATCGTGACCCGTGACCCGGCGCGAAAACGGCGGCTGTACGAATTGCACAGCGAGCAGGAGTTTGTCCTTCAGGCCCCGCTGGTGATCACCTTTTGCGCCGACTGGCACCGCACGCGGCAGTGGCTGAAGCTTCGTGGGGCGCGGGACAATTTCAACAACTTCCTGGGCTATCAGGTGGCCGCGAACGAGGCGATGCTGATTTCGCAGAGCGTGACGCTGGGCTTTGAGGCGCGGGGCTACGGCATCTGTTACATGGGGACCACGTTGCAGGCCATGCAGGACATCGCCGACTACCTGAACCTTCCCGAGACCTGCCTGCCCATCACCACCATCGTGGTGGGTGTCCCAGATGAGCAGCCAGAACGGCGTGAGCGCCTGCCGATGCGGGCCTATATCCACGACGAAACCTATCAGGAGCTTGGGCCATCTGATCTGGAGGAGCTGTATGCGGCGCGGGAGGAAAGTGGCTGGCAGCGGTACATGTCCATGCCGCATCTGAAGGCCATGTGCGAGGAGGGCGGCATCACCTCGCTGGCGCAGATGTACACCAGTCCCTACAAATATGACCCGGACGCTTACGCGGCAACGTCACAGAAGGTGCTGGAGGCGCTCAGGGGGCGGGGATTTTTGCCGGGTGGGGTGGAGGTCGGGCAGGATGAGCAATGAGGGTCAGGCGTTACGCTCGCGCTGACCTGACCACCCCTCAAAACTTCTGACCTGAAACAGAAAGTCGGCTCTCACAGGTTTTTTCTACGATGAAGCCCCTTTCCCAAAATCGCCCTCCAGTTGAGAAGTGATGAGGGTCATAGCGGTACTCACTTGATGTGCAAAACGTCTTTAACCCCATTCATGCCGATCAACTCAATATCGCTCCGACGACTCAACTCCCAGTCATCACGCTTGAGACGCCAGCGATTCAACACGGCTGGCTCGCCCCGCCGCGTGGCCCAGTTGCTCCCGTTCGGTTGGTAGCCCATGCTCTCGGACACACGGTTAGACGGCAGATTGTCAAAAAAAGCCTCACTGGCCGCTTCCGCCGCCCCAAATCCTTCGAAGGCAAGGTGCAGGATAGCGGCACGCATCTCACGTCCCAGACCTTGTTGCCAGGCGCTCGGAGCCAGCCAGGAAAAGCTGGTGACGGTCCGGCAAGTATCGAAATCCACGCCGATCAAGTCCTGCATTCCCACGGCCTGCTCGCCCAGCATGACCACAAAGTACAGACGCCAGAAATCGGGGCGAACGTTGCCCCGCCCCCGCCAGATGGACTGAAGCCACTTCCTTTCGCGTACTGGATTGTCTTCATACAA comes from the Deinococcus sp. AJ005 genome and includes:
- a CDS encoding Sectered polysaccharide deacetylase, translating into MSAAPSFMLSAQLRAGAYGAWAGGHPGAPEVGVTVPVQDESEIRAVVEVLLKLKAEVTLLVSPTLARHAPDALYAATQAGHEIAGMGESEQISAFEVAAAQAVQSWDSEYPSRASLRLLAAQGVHPLPLPLEKPQPGQTVRVLPGELEQRLPKMRALGYRPVPVRDIPGLRLAGPRDLLLHLYTHTVEANFARNHGVIDLAQRADAVMRVAALDHAPEPLPLPRDTPTAELHLHSPRIVGLAGRSALTAYRAYLRSLRDVAAAMQTLPELQGSRAVFAVTLFHAQLEQGGFELLPLPPARARIYGLGFRVLRIVYGTARPPSEPQPKMAWMTREAFLAKYG
- a CDS encoding nitroreductase family protein, giving the protein MKTVAQTLTAHRSIRQFKPDEIPQNVIDEVLQEAIMGTSSSGNLNSYSIIVTRDPARKRRLYELHSEQEFVLQAPLVITFCADWHRTRQWLKLRGARDNFNNFLGYQVAANEAMLISQSVTLGFEARGYGICYMGTTLQAMQDIADYLNLPETCLPITTIVVGVPDEQPERRERLPMRAYIHDETYQELGPSDLEELYAAREESGWQRYMSMPHLKAMCEEGGITSLAQMYTSPYKYDPDAYAATSQKVLEALRGRGFLPGGVEVGQDEQ
- a CDS encoding GNAT family N-acetyltransferase; this encodes MPTDLYPPLSLKVTTPKLELHGATDELLAQLLPIVRDGVGAQQPYPFDDPMSLYEDNPVRERKWLQSIWRGRGNVRPDFWRLYFVVMLGEQAVGMQDLIGVDFDTCRTVTSFSWLAPSAWQQGLGREMRAAILHLAFEGFGAAEAASEAFFDNLPSNRVSESMGYQPNGSNWATRRGEPAVLNRWRLKRDDWELSRRSDIELIGMNGVKDVLHIK